The segment AAGGGATGTTGGAAATCAATGAATTTTTCTTAGAATGATTGTCTGTGAAAAAACTTAGTAAATTATTGCAGAAATGTTATGTAGGAGTTTACAAGTATggattaccggtatatatggtgcttaattttttttttttggattgtgAATATTGTTGAGGaataaaaatgtgaaagaaTTCATGcatagttttcattttattacctATTGGTAAAATGTTGGAAATAGAGTTAGGCCATCCTTAAAAGAATGATTGTTTGGATTGCCGCCTTGGTGTTTCTAGACCCAGGAGGGAGGAAGAGAgggaatttttttgtatttttcaatcttgaagtttaattatatatggtaattaaaaattggtttaaaaaaaatctccatataaaaaaaaagttgcgaGGTCTgagaaaaatattgtttggtgGAAGAGAGTGGGGCCTCTTTTGGGAATTTATCTTAATATAATAGTAAAttaaataagtttgaatttttcagggaAAGGGGCCCTGACACCCCCTCCCCTTATAGATCCACACATGACTGCAATAcagtttcaaaataaattttaaaaatgaatttttcattaatctCAACTGAAAAGAAATCCACAATGAAAGGCTTAGACTGAGTTTGAACTTTTGAAGATGGccttaatatgtttattttcctACTTGAAAAGAAACACAATTGTAAGATAAAGGTTAATGTATTTTGTGTTGTTACACATATATAAGTTTTTCTATATCTTCACAAGAGACGTTAATGATAATGATTGATGCAGAGTACAATTATAAGTACCTTATACCAACATGTATGTGTCATTAACTTAATTACTCTTATACCCAATACtttgagaaatgttgttttaacatcggagagttttctttttttaagctGGTTCCAGTGGATTTGTTGGACGACACCTGGTCCAGTACCTATACAAATCGGAATGTCAGGTCATTCACCTCAACAGGCGGACCAAGCCCTCCCGCAACAAGAAGGCCATGGAAATCACATGGGTAAGGCAAACTTTACATTACAAGGGTAAGACAAACTTCACATTATAAGGGTAAGGCAAACTTTACGTTGCAAGGGTAAGACAAACTTCACATTACCAGCCACAATACGAGGCTAAGACAAACTTCACATTACACGTTCAGTTTTCAAACATCAAAAAAAGACTAAAGTTTTtggatatatttataaacattaaaaaaaacaataatacaaatatatcaGTTGTACAGTTTATTGTATTTTGACTTTCAGAGACAGGTCAATGATGTTGGATTTCCAAATGATCTTGATGTTATCGTCAATCTGTGTGGTTACAATATTCTTCAAccatttaaaaggtaaaaagaCATCCATCATCAGTGTAGCTATATAATCAtcaattaacaaaatgtttaacttacccacatttttttttacattaaccTATTTATAAACTTcttgttatttgaaattgaactctcagaaattgatttttgaccccccctcccccccccttgACCATTTCACCTTAAGGTGCTCCGATCCTCAGCCTCTAAGTATTTACCGTAGAACGGGTATTTTCTGTGGTTGTTTATTTTCCGTGGTATTTTGCGGATAAGAAAAATCCGCAAAAATTCAAATtgcaaaatattcttttaaaaaaatcactaattttgacactatttaaaatacaagctataattttcaaacatgatcAGTCCGTTATTAGGGGGCTCTGCGTCGTATTTCACGCCTAATTATCTCATGTTACCTGTGCGGTATCAGTTATAGCTGAACAGATATAAGGACTGTGTGTTTAGTCgagtatgaaataaaaatgatctgAGAAAAGTTCACAAGCAGTATTTAGTAGACTTGTAAAACATTTGAGAGTTGGATAATCATTTTAAGATATGTAAAGCACGGAAGTATTCTTCCAAATCCTAACGGACAGTTATCGGCAAGTTTATCCCCTAGATCAATCCAAGAGTGTAACATAAGGGTGTCTATATGTATAGTGTCCGTTGATTATAATTACATTGTGCATGAAACTGATCTCCTTTTAAATGGAGTTATCTACTGAAGTATTTGTATCTTGTCATTTTAATAGTTATAAAAGAATTTGCATGCTTGTATGAATACTAATATTTTACAATAGTATTTTGTATTAATACGGAAATAAAAACACTACAATAGtgtaagtttggttctctagtTTACATTCCCTAAGGCAAATCCGGtaaacatatgtatttttttttttttgcagtctAATGTAACCGCAGAAATTGAAAacgcaaaatataatttgatactttTTAGGGGTTAAACCGCAAAAATTTCAAGCCGCAgaaaatacccgttatacggtatttcatcataaaaatgttatttatccttcaaaatTTACAGATGAATTAAATTACTATGAAATAATTCAAGGTATCcttgcattttacaaagttattgcaattttgACCACTATGAttataatggaataaataacgtatacaagttgagatcaaattgataaaatgatgGTTGTACCGATACATCGGTGGCTCAAACCCCTTTATCTCTAGGTAGTAAGTCTCCATGGAACCACTAAGCCAAGCAGTTTGTTGAATGTCTTTGCATAATATTAACACTTGAAGACTAATTAAAGTTGTCTatataaaaggcagatttatggtacgaataaaaaaatttctggataaTGTATtgaacattgctgaggatcggaggGTAGCTTTTATTGAGTATGTTACATATAACTTGTACGTTTAAAATTGGGAAGGGATAAGATTTGAGTCTTCGGTAAAACAAGTACATTTGACTCTTGGACCTTGCATTAAGGTACTGTTCATACATGAAACGATGTACAAAAGTTATATGGAAAGCACATAAATTTGAAATGTGGCAAACCACTTTGTGGTTGTTTCAGTGCAATTTACCGGTAAAACTTATTTACTTATTCTCAGTGACAAGTCTCTAATTTTGTTTGACAGATTTGGTGCCAGTTACAAAGAGGATGTAGAGAATAGTCGCATAGAGACCTCCAAAATTCTGGCTGATTATTGTGATTCCAATCCACGTACACCTAAAGCATTTATAAACATGTCTGGAGTAGGTATGTGAACTTACAAAAAATACCGGTAATCACTGATAATGTTAAAGTGCTTGTTCTTCAGTGTCATATTCATACATATTTGATTTAAGGGTGataaaaatttttcaaaatgaagatcttcactttaaaaagaaaattgtgaaTCTCTATTGATAGTGTAATTTAGATGATAATGCATTTGGAATGAAAAAGaatcttaattttgaagatTGTGTAATTCCAATGATAATCCAACTGTAAATAAACTCTCTCCTGTATTTTGTAGCCATCTATAAGCCTGACCCAGAGATAGAGTACACGGAAGATTCACCCGTTAAGCCGTACGATTACATGTCTAATCTGGTCAAGGACTGGGAGTTTGCGGCCAGAATCCATGACGACGTACAGGAAAGATGTCGCCAGGTCATCCTCAGATCAGGTCAGGGTCCAAACAACAAATAGTGGtcaaaagttaatttttaaagcatttaagaGATAGAAATCCCTTAACCGATTTCCGCAGCAGTTGgtgataaatacatatacacaaATAGCTACAGAACtgtatacaattacatgtaactctgtACTGGTAAATTTGGATTGAATTCAAcgaaaaaatcaatattgatggcaaatgattgtattttgaaaagatttcaTGGCATGGGTCAGATTTGAAAACAGTGAATGgttgatgtcattttatcaaatatcagCACATTGATTAcctaaacaaaataattcttgTTTCTAGTATCATTTCTTATCACATCAGTTGTTCATTAAAACAGCTGTTTACTTTATCACTAGGGGTGGTTCTTGGTCGAGATGGTGGCCTGGTACAAAACCAGTACTGGCAATTCTTCTTCGGACTTGGCGGACCCATCGGAAAAGGAACACAGTGGTTACCATGGATACATATAAGCGATCTCGCTGGATTAATTCATTTCTCCATTTTCAATGACCACGTGAGGGGTGTGTTGAATGCAGTGGCCCCTGAATCCGTCACAAATGAACAATTCGCAAAAGCTTTTGGGGCTGCACTCGGCAGACCAGCGATATTACCTactcctagcctaatgatgaaaTTAGCATTTGGAAGCGAACGATCTGTGGTTATCTTAGAGGGACAGAAAGTTATTCCAAAAAGAACATTAGAAATGGGGTTTCAGTTTAAGTATCCCACCATAAAGAAGGCTTTGGAGCAGTGttgtaaatgatttatttacacAATATATTGTCTTTGAGATTGTGTGCTGATAAACtttattatcataaatattgttaaattaaatGGCATTTGATATATACTAAGTATGTATTGTGTTGCAAtgctttttgaaataaatatattaaacctACTTCTTGACACGTTGACCTGCAAATTAGGACCAACATTatgaaagaattttaaatacagttgaacttcaataTGTCGATGTAATTTatgtcccaaccacttattttaaagtattttaccctcgatatcttaaatatctcgaagtttttaaacagtcccatctagttcgagataacgaagtttggcTGTATCTTTCAGTACACGTTTGCATAGTAAATTTGAAAGAGACtttaaatacaaattgaaattCATGTACACATAcaccaatttttattttaaccaaaGTAAAGATGCAACACAGggttaataaaacatttttaaaaaagatagtgaataaattaattaatatacgCCGTGGCTACAAGATCATGGTAGGTACCAAACGGGACAGTGTAGCTTTTGATGTCCATGTTGTGTCCTGCCATTGAAAATCTGCAATCAACGTCTCGGCGCGCGAAAAAGCAGGCGGTGTACATAGCGAGGTCAAACTCTGG is part of the Magallana gigas chromosome 3, xbMagGiga1.1, whole genome shotgun sequence genome and harbors:
- the LOC105329659 gene encoding epimerase family protein SDR39U1 isoform X3; protein product: MEITWRQVNDVGFPNDLDVIVNLCGYNILQPFKRFGASYKEDVENSRIETSKILADYCDSNPRTPKAFINMSGVAIYKPDPEIEYTEDSPVKPYDYMSNLVKDWEFAARIHDDVQERCRQVILRSGVVLGRDGGLVQNQYWQFFFGLGGPIGKGTQWLPWIHISDLAGLIHFSIFNDHVRGVLNAVAPESVTNEQFAKAFGAALGRPAILPTPSLMMKLAFGSERSVVILEGQKVIPKRTLEMGFQFKYPTIKKALEQCCK
- the LOC105329659 gene encoding epimerase family protein SDR39U1 isoform X2; this encodes MAPLKVLVAGSSGFVGRHLVQYLYKSECQVIHLNRRTKPSRNKKAMEITWRQVNDVGFPNDLDVIVNLCGYNILQPFKRFGASYKEDVENSRIETSKILADYCDSNPRTPKAFINMSGVAIYKPDPEIEYTEDSPVKPYDYMSNLVKDWEFAARIHDDVQERCRQVILRSGVVLGRDGGLVQNQYWQFFFGLGGPIGKGTQWLPWIHISDLAGLIHFSIFNDHVRGVLNAVAPESVTNEQFAKAFGAALGRPAILPTPSLMMKLAFGSERSVVILEGQKVIPKRTLEMGFQFKYPTIKKALEQCCK